A single region of the Asterias amurensis chromosome 19, ASM3211899v1 genome encodes:
- the LOC139951315 gene encoding uncharacterized protein, whose product MATDNNSESFTAEQLSVIADYEKTGPENVQEHYDMLLDPDIAIPQLLSSTVSGIALQKHRRKSSRPVQYRPGESLSTAKAPQRTELNNDSSLFESVLPDNSSAPNLNGMSAEYQIEEGQPSDGVMESIQAALDLRGIEDINQRITSQLQKATEVADGDHQPCPFCSYVFSSVVFLVRHLKYRHGINLEMQVSVPQDPSSVPLDPSLDQTNSAQSLGSSDSPDAGVVGSKSPIAKEQNVHDAKQTVDPDQVDELPEEYSDKISLVDKEELKKGQKPSTEMTNQDQFAGPGGLLNQVTEQPVKPILVCNQCTRAFLTEDDLEKHQQIHNIEKSFQCQHCEKLFQNSSSLKKHTKLHTDGKVYTCEVCDKSFAATAYLKTHMRLHTKQKPFVCKHCGKAFAASGTLISHERIHINDKPYGCEFCGKRFRQGSHLNRHKIIHTNMKPHICRKCDRAFADVANLRRHERIHNQDNPNVCGECGKTFINLSSLKKHERLHTNEKPYICRHCSKPFASSGNLISHERTHTNERPYICKECGKAFTQSSHLKAHLGTHSTDTLYVCKHCGRGFTQRSTLCVHERIHLNKKPYICKFCTRAFTQSSTLKAHIRTHTKERAHVCKVCGKAFSARGNLKSHELIHTNEKPFKCKACPKAFKQGSTLRAHERTHTKERPYVCRECGKAFADGSNLKAHLIRIHNRDASLSLSMLYGAENLDSLIAESGNETLPPDEEGSPVTENLVTQEQCLESPVGITIKKTKKGLASALRTNVQIPQRNHESHETTKQNLSLPIDKTQTILSLEKALIGNSDNSMKALAEREHHHLSFNQRNHDQEQLHSVSSISDLSEQQDKPKEFAKQNLSSSAL is encoded by the exons ATGGCAACCGACAACAACTCTGAGAGCTTCACAGCTGAACAGTTGTCTGTAATCGCTGATTACGAGAAGACTGGGCCTGAGAATGTTCAAGAGCATTACGACATGCTGTTAGATCCAG ATATTGCCATCCCTCAGTTGCTGTCTTCAACGGTGTCTGGGATCGCACTCCAGAAGCACCGACGTAAGAGCAGTCGTCCTGTCCAGTACCGACCAGGAGAAAGTCTGAGCACTGCAAAAGCCCCTCAGAGAACAGAACTCAACAATG ACTCGTCATTGTTTGAATCTGTCCTCCCTGATAATTCAAGTGCACCAAACCTCAATGGCATGTCAGCTGAGTATCAGATAGAGGAGGGTCAGCCATCAGATGGGGTCATGGAATCCATCCAAGCAGCCTTAGACCTCCGTGGGATTGAAGACATCAATCAACGGATCACTAGTCAGCTGCAGAAGGCAACCGAAGTCGCAG ACGGTGACCACCAACCGTGCCCTTTCTGCTCCTACGTCTTCAGCAGTGTTGTTTTCCTTGTCAGGCATCTGAAGTACCGACATGGAATCAATCTTGAGATGCAGGTCAGCGTGCCTCAGGATCCTTCCAGCGTGCCCCTAGATCCTTCCTTAGATCAGACCAACTCAGCTCAGTCTCTCGGATCATCAGACTCTCCGGACGCTGGAGTGGTGGGTTCAAAATCACCCATAGCCAAAGAACAGAATGTTCATGATGCCAAACAGACAGTTGACCCAGACCAAGTAGACGAACTTCCAGAAGAATATTCAGATAAAATATCGCTTGTTGATAAGGAAGAGCTCAAAAAAGGCCAGAAACCCTCAACCGAAATGACGAATCAGGATCAGTTTGCAGGGCCTGGAGGTTTGTTAAATCAAGTAACAGAGCAGCCTGTGAAACCGATTCTCGTCTGCAACCAGTGCACAAGGGCCTTCTTAACAGAAGATGACCTAGAGAAGCATCAACAGATTCACAACATCGAGAAAAGCTTCCAATGCCAACACTGCGAAAAGCTCTTCCAAAATTCAAGCAGCTTGAAGAAACACACCAAGCTACACACAGACGGGAAAGTCTACACCTGCGAGGTTTGTGACAAGTCCTTCGCAGCTACTGCTTACTTAAAAACCCACATGAGGCTCCACACCAAACAGAAGCCATTCGTCTGCAAACACTGCGGGAAAGCATTCGCCGCAAGCGGGACACTGATAAGCCATGAGAGAATCCACATCAATGATAAACCGTACGGCTGCGAGTTTTGCGGGAAGCGCTTTCGCCAGGGTAGCCATCTCAACAGACATAAGatcatccacacaaacatgaagCCACATATATGCAGGAAGTGCGATCGGGCATTCGCAGATGTCGCCAATCTCCGTCGGCATGAGCGTATCCACAACCAGGACAACCCGAATGTTTGCGGAGAATGTGGGAAAACCTTCATTAACCTGAGTAGCTTGAAGAAACACGAGCGACTCCACACCAACGAGAAGCCCTACATCTGCAGACATTGCAGTAAACCCTTCGCCTCTAGCGGGAATCTCATCAGCCATGAACGTACTCACACCAACGAGCGACCTTACATCTGCAAGGAGTGCGGGAAGGCCTTCACTCAGAGCAGCCACCTGAAAGCTCATCTAGGAACCCACTCGACAGACACTCTCTACGTCTGCAAGCACTGCGGTAGAGGCTTCACCCAGCGAAGCACCCTCTGCGTTCATGAAAGAATCCACCTGAACAAGAAGCCTTACATCTGTAAGTTCTGCACCCGTGCCTTCACTCAGAGCAGCACCTTGAAGGCACACATCAGGACACACACCAAAGAGAGAGCTCACGTTTGTAAAGTCTGTGGCAAGGCCTTCTCAGCCAGAGGAAACCTTAAGAGTCATGAACTTATCCACACGAATGAGAAGCCATTCAAGTGCAAGGCTTGCCCGAAAGCTTTCAAGCAGGGGAGCACCTTAAGAGCCCATGAACGGACCCACACAAAGGAAAGACCATACGTCTGTCGAGAGTGCGGGAAGGCTTTTGCAGACGGTAGCAACCTGAAGGCTCATTTGATACGAATTCACAACAGAGACGCTTCCCTAAGTCTTTCAATGCTATACGGTGCTGAGAACCTGGATTCTTTGATAGCGGAGTCTGGAAATGAAACTCTACCTCCCGATGAAGAAGGGTCACCTGTCACTGAGAATCTTGTTACCCAGGAGCAATGCTTAGAGTCACCTGTTGGAATCAcgataaagaaaacaaagaagggGTTAGCATCAGCTTTAAGAACTAACGTACAAATTCCTCAAAGGAATCATGAGAGCCATGAAACGACTAAACAAAATCTCTCCTTGCCAATCGATAAAACGCAAACTATTCTTAGTCTTGAGAAAGCATTAATAGGAAACTCAGATAATAGTATGAAAGCATTAGCAGAGAGAGAACACCACCACTTATCGTTTAACCAAAGAAACCATGATCAGGAGCAACTTCATTCCGTTAGTAGTATTTCAGATCTTTCAGAGCAACAAGACAAACCAAAGgagtttgctaagcagaatttgagctcatcagctttatga
- the LOC139951314 gene encoding ubiquitin conjugation factor E4 A-like → MDSAFNPFALLQSTPTEEPEVITGQSAEVLPDISDQCLKVKGDGAGASDEVATSEVQQVQDIDRMIQTVFLVTVDHEGETNERGMPPRCVYLIETADKLKEDSGGTWSWLGWDVIDQAIFERLLLEDPAFHVITMNSSSVTCSQEQKEAGEKDVMRYLQRCHWSSVQQSKTKKGNLHEYAERCRLVAVSNAVTCLLTPELFPGQDVHAQTLDLLLQNFSKGEMDKVVAFLLEIADAILLDEDFQISDAFCPLLELLYKEMKNSPSLSNSRNAAYCAVIEMFTRRPCLAQILVEHLMPKDPKKAKSYEDSVIGILLSLSCVPKHQQPSEFFVNPSRSSQRDHNATQQFLWQPIAILNESVYNIFKGIFKSSTENKNKLLAWLGNCLHCNSGRGKLWSREMPNFGQTYAGDAFFMNLSAVMVRFCAPFTSPESSKILDVDLSYSRLELSEGADDEEMKTKGVHLRGLPAETCLIQLEDDAPGLPTNPPYKFTTEVFFITQRCLNMGFHSVLEKFNRLNKELHRVQEAYQEMTRLGTAGARNPAIERMREQMDIAMSLFLSLRASLLEPKLIQHSWDLHIATARLLIQLATTDDRTTLRTPTYPLPDSTPPALAHIPEFLAENLINFMQFLRRFSEKKFQEGAESLGHLMTFIVTFMGSKGRMNNPHLRAKLAEVLEGLMPPKEQRNTAVTMFNREKIFLEHPLLPLVSRSVLSIYIDIEFSGDAHAFDQKFNYRRPMYHILKYLWSLEPHKQSMKAIAEESLQSMEAANAPLFLRFINLLINDAIFMLDEAMDNLKQIKEMQHKKDSGEWRSLRPQDLQQQESSLRTHGAIARFFNVMSKESMNILSFITSEIKTIFVHPVMIDRIAAMFNDFLLKLVGPKMGALKVKDFDEFDFKPGSLVQHICQIYINLGDIDDFCSAVSRDGRSYSPALFTRADRVLKKLFAPPEMISEMTFFADKVRAMAEKHEEEEEIFADAPDEFIDPLTYTLMSDPVTLPSSGQIMDRSVIARHLLSDHTDPFNRAPLTMDEVKSNDELREKIIAWKRENSKK, encoded by the exons ATGGACTCCGCTTTCAACCCCTTTGCACTCCTGCAGTCAACGCCAACAGAAGAGCCAGAGGTCATCACAGGTCAAAGTGCAGAGGTTTTGCCAGATATAAGTGACCAATGTctgaaggtcaaaggtgatgGGGCAGGGGCTAGTGATGAGGTCGCAACCTCTGAGGTTCAACAGGTTCAAGATATTGATCGTATGATTCAGACAGTCTTCTTGGTGACGGTAGATCATG AGGGAGAAACGAACGAACGTGGGATGCCCCCACGCTGTGTTTATCTTATTGAAACGGCAGATAAGCTTAAAGAAGACAGTGGAGGTACTTGGAGCTGGCTAGGATGGGACGTCATTGATCAG GCAATATTTGAGAGGCTTCTTCTTGAAGACCCAGCGTTCCACGTCATCACCATGAACTCGTCGTCTGTGACTTGCTCTCAGGAGCAGAAGGAGGCGGGGGAGAAGGACGTGATGCGGTACCTACAGAGATGCCATTGGAGTAGCGTCCAACAATCCAAGACAAAGAAG ggTAATCTACATGAATATGCAGAGAGGTGTAGACTGGTAGCTGTCTCCAATGCAGTGACTTGCCTCTTGACCCCGGAGCTTTTCCCTGGGCAAGACGTACATGCCCAAACATTAGACCTCCTCCTGCAGAACTTCTCCAAAGGCG AGATGGACAAGGTTGTGGCCTTCCTCCTGGAGATTGCCGATGCTATACTACTCGATGAAGACTTTCAAATCTCTGACGCCTTCTGTCCCCTTCTTGAGCTCCTCTACAAAGAGATGAAAAATTCGCCCTCATTGTCGAACTCTAGAAATGCTGCATACTGTGCTGTGATAGAGATGTTCACCAGACGGCCGTGTTTAGCACAG aTTCTAGTGGAGCATCTGATGCCAAAGGACCCGAAAAAAGCCAAGAGTTACGAGGACTCCGTCATAGGGATACTGCTGTCACTCTCATGCGTTCCAAAACATCAACAGCCGTCGGAGTTCTTTGTCAACCCCTCTCGGTCATCCCAGAGAGACCACAACGCTACCCAGCAATTCCTATGGCAG CCAATAGCCATATTGAATGAGAGTGTCTACAATATCTTCAAAGGGATCTTCAAGTCATCGacggaaaataaaaacaaacttcttGCGTGGCTTGGGAACTGTCTACATTGTAATTCAG GTCGAGGTAAACTCTGGTCTCGTGAGATGCCCAACTTCGGCCAGACCTACGCCGGTGACGCATTCTTCATGAACCTGAGTGCGGTCATGGTGCGATTCTGCGCACCGTTCACCTCGCCTGAGTCCAGCAAAATACTGGATGTAGATCTGAGCTACAGTCGTCTTGAGCTGAGCGAGGGCGCTGATGACGAGGAAATGAAGACGAAAGGAGTTCATCTACGAG GTCTTCCTGCGGAAACCTGCCTAATCCAGCTCGAGGATGACGCCCCAGGCCTCCCAACCAACCCGCCATACAAATTCACCACTGAGGTCTTCTTCATCACTCAGCGCTGTCTCAACATGGGCTTCCATAGCGTCTTAGAGAAGTTTAACCGTCTCAATAAGGAGCTCCATCGTGTCCAGGAAGCGTATCAGGAGATGACTAGACTTGGGACGGCCGGAGCACGGAACCCGGCCATCGAAAGGATGAGGGAGCAAATGGATATTg CCATGTCGCTCTTCCTCTCCCTACGAGCGTCTCTCCTCGAACCAAAACTCATCCAACACAGCTGGGATCTTCACATCGCCACAGCCCGCCTTCTCATCCAGCTGGCAACCACCGATGACCGAACTACTCTCCGCACCCCAACCTACCCCCTCCCTGACTCCACCCCTCCAGCCCTCGCCCACATCCCAGAATTCCTGGCGGAGAACCTGATCAACTTTATGCAGTTCCTGCGGAGGTTCTCCGAGAAGAAGTTCCAGGAAGGGGCGGAGTCTCTAGGTCACCTCATGACCTTTATCGTGACCTTTATGGGGAGCAAAGGTCGGATGAATAACCCTCATCTACGAGCCAAACTGGCCGAGGTGTTGGAAGGGTTGATGCCGCCGAAGGAGCAGAGAAACACTGCTGTGACAAT GTTCAACAGGGAGAAGATCTTCCTGGAGCATCCTCTTCTTCCCCTCGTCTCTAGGTCTGTCCTCAGCATCTACATCGATATTGAGTTCTCCGGAGATGCTCACGCCTTCGATCAAAAGTTCAACTACAGACGTCCCATGTACCACATTCTGAAGTATCTGTGGAGTTTAGAACCACACAAGCAGAGCATGAAG GCCATAGCTGAAGAATCTTTGCAGTCGATGGAAGCGGCCAATGCTCCTCTCTTTCTTCGTTTCATCAATCTCCTAATAAATGACGCCATCTTCATGCTGGACGAAGCCATGGAT AACCTGAAGCAAATCAAAGAGATGCAGCACAAGAAGGACAGCGGCGAGTGGCGCAGCCTCAGACCGCAAGACCTGCAGCAGCAAGAGAGTTCGCTACGTACGCACGGCGCCATCGCAAGGTTCTTCAACGTCATGTCCAAAGAGTCCATGAATATACTCAGTTTTATCACCAGTG AGATAAAGACGATCTTTGTTCATCCAGTGATGATAGATAGGATAGCTGCAATGTTCAACGACTTCCTACTGAAGCTG GTCGGCCCGAAGATGGGCGCCCTTAAAGTCAAAGATTTTGACGAGTTTGACTTCAAGCCGGGAAGCCTCGTCCAGCATATCTGTCAGATCTACATCAACCTCGGCGACATCGACGATTTCTGTTCTGCGGTGTCACGCGACGGAAGGTCGTACTCCCCTGCGCTTTTTACTCGTGCTGACCGCGTCCTTAAGAAACTCTTCGCTCCGCCAGAGATGATTTCTGAGATGACGTTTTTTGCTGATAAAGTCAGA GCGATGGCGGAGAAGCACGAAGAGGAGGAAGAAATCTTTGCCGATGCTCCAGATGAGTTCATTGACCCCTTGACCTATACCCTAATGAGTGACCCTGTGACCTTACCGTCATCGGGTCAGATCATGGATCGTTCTGTCATAGCGAGGCATCTACTAAG cgaTCACACTGATCCTTTCAATCGAGCACCCCTGACTATGGATGAAGTCAAATCCAACGATGAACTACGAGAAAAGATAATAGCCTGGAAGAGGGAGAACTCCAAGAAATAG